One stretch of Paraburkholderia fungorum DNA includes these proteins:
- the ompR gene encoding osmolarity response regulator transcription factor OmpR, translating into MPTMETKNPSKILVVDDDPRLRDLLRRYLGEQGFNVYVAENAPSMNKLWVRERFDLLVLDLMLPGEDGLSICRRLRGSNDRTPIIMLTAKGEDVDRIVGLEMGADDYLPKPFNPRELVARIHAVLRRQSPSELPGAPSETTEVFEFGEFALNLATRTLTKAGQEIPLTTGEFSVLKVFARHPRQPLSREKLMELARGREYEVFDRSLDVQISRLRKLIEPDPGSPRFIQTVWGLGYVFIPDGAA; encoded by the coding sequence ATGCCGACCATGGAAACCAAAAACCCTTCGAAAATCCTCGTCGTCGACGACGATCCGCGCCTGCGCGATCTGCTGCGCCGTTACCTCGGCGAACAGGGCTTCAATGTCTACGTTGCCGAAAACGCGCCGTCCATGAACAAGCTGTGGGTGCGTGAGCGCTTCGACCTGCTGGTGCTCGATCTGATGCTGCCAGGCGAAGACGGCCTGTCGATCTGCCGCCGTCTGCGCGGCAGCAACGACCGCACGCCGATCATCATGCTGACGGCCAAGGGTGAAGATGTCGATCGTATTGTCGGGCTCGAAATGGGTGCCGACGACTATCTGCCCAAGCCATTCAATCCGCGCGAACTGGTCGCGCGAATTCACGCGGTGCTGCGCCGCCAGTCGCCGTCCGAATTGCCGGGTGCACCGTCTGAAACCACCGAGGTGTTCGAGTTCGGCGAATTCGCGCTCAATCTCGCTACCCGCACGCTCACCAAGGCCGGCCAGGAAATTCCGCTGACCACGGGCGAGTTTTCCGTGCTCAAGGTCTTCGCGCGTCATCCGCGTCAGCCGCTGTCGCGCGAAAAGCTGATGGAGCTTGCGCGCGGCCGTGAGTACGAAGTGTTCGACCGCAGTCTCGATGTGCAGATCTCGCGTCTGCGCAAGCTGATCGAACCGGACCCGGGCAGCCCGCGCTTCATTCAGACCGTGTGGGGTCTGGGCTACGTCTTCATCCCCGACGGTGCGGCCTGA
- a CDS encoding DUF1800 domain-containing protein, translating to MKLRAHGNRGRWFVVSAMVSNVALGAALPRDSSVSAAQQGATSTAHVRHRPVARTAATSSATASEQTILDADDARFFLTRIGFEPDRTEAAQYVGLTRQQAVDKVFATARTEAVTPSPDWVFEPIPTREARQTWTVDQRRDEQSLRRQRYELLRAWWVREMLATPSPLTERMTLFWHNHFTSAQDKVPYPQQMAQQNMLLRRDALGNFADLLHEVAKDPAMLHYLDGASNRKGRPNENFAREVMELFTLGEGPYTQRDVSEAARAYTGWSLDPDTQAYVWRANQHDDGDKTVLGQTGRFDGDQVLDILLARPETATFVTTKLWREFVSETPDPARIAPIAEQFRASHYEIAVALRGLFLSDAFWDDSNRGVLVKSPAEFVVGTLRAFDVGYDSTGAFAAQMRVLGENLFAAPNVKGWPGGTTWINSSTLLARKQFVEQLFRATEAAPMRTGQPGRPANATFAASGAAAAMQTSPPMQRVMATAKSARGGVRFDVDTWLAPYNTAPAARPGLSAELQLQHAVLPFTPVDAIETDSTASAYLEALLMDPAYQLK from the coding sequence ATGAAACTGCGGGCGCACGGTAATCGCGGGCGATGGTTTGTAGTCTCTGCCATGGTGTCGAATGTCGCCTTGGGCGCAGCGTTGCCTCGCGATTCGTCGGTTTCAGCCGCGCAGCAAGGGGCAACTTCAACTGCGCATGTGAGGCATCGACCGGTAGCGAGGACGGCCGCCACGTCGTCAGCTACGGCCAGCGAGCAGACCATCCTCGATGCCGATGATGCGCGCTTTTTCCTCACGCGAATCGGCTTTGAGCCAGATCGCACCGAGGCTGCGCAATACGTCGGACTTACCCGGCAGCAGGCCGTCGACAAGGTGTTCGCGACAGCGCGAACCGAAGCCGTCACGCCATCTCCCGACTGGGTGTTCGAACCCATCCCGACACGAGAAGCGCGCCAGACGTGGACTGTCGATCAGCGTCGCGACGAGCAAAGTCTGCGTAGACAGCGTTACGAACTATTACGCGCGTGGTGGGTTCGCGAGATGTTGGCGACGCCTTCGCCGCTCACCGAGCGTATGACGCTGTTCTGGCATAACCACTTCACGTCCGCGCAGGACAAGGTTCCGTATCCGCAGCAGATGGCGCAGCAAAACATGCTGTTGCGCCGCGACGCGCTGGGAAATTTCGCAGACTTGCTGCACGAAGTCGCGAAAGATCCGGCAATGCTGCATTACCTCGACGGAGCAAGCAATCGCAAGGGCCGGCCCAACGAGAATTTCGCGCGCGAAGTGATGGAACTGTTCACGCTGGGCGAAGGCCCTTACACGCAGCGCGATGTGTCAGAGGCGGCGCGCGCTTATACGGGCTGGAGCCTCGATCCCGACACGCAGGCTTACGTGTGGCGCGCGAATCAGCACGACGACGGCGATAAAACCGTGCTCGGCCAAACCGGTCGGTTCGATGGCGATCAGGTGCTGGACATCCTGCTCGCACGTCCGGAAACGGCCACTTTCGTGACCACGAAGCTATGGCGCGAATTCGTCTCCGAAACGCCTGACCCCGCTCGCATCGCGCCGATCGCCGAGCAGTTTCGCGCCAGCCATTACGAGATCGCGGTCGCACTGCGCGGACTATTTCTGAGCGACGCATTCTGGGACGACAGCAATCGCGGCGTCCTCGTGAAATCGCCGGCGGAGTTCGTGGTCGGGACCTTGCGGGCGTTCGATGTTGGCTACGACAGTACCGGCGCCTTCGCCGCGCAGATGCGCGTGCTCGGCGAGAACCTGTTCGCTGCGCCGAACGTCAAAGGATGGCCGGGCGGCACGACCTGGATCAATAGCTCGACGCTGCTTGCACGCAAGCAATTCGTCGAGCAACTGTTTCGCGCGACCGAAGCCGCGCCGATGCGCACGGGGCAGCCGGGTCGCCCTGCGAACGCGACATTCGCGGCGAGCGGCGCAGCCGCCGCCATGCAGACGAGTCCGCCGATGCAACGCGTCATGGCAACAGCAAAAAGCGCGCGAGGTGGCGTACGCTTTGACGTCGACACATGGCTCGCGCCGTACAACACTGCGCCTGCTGCGAGGCCCGGGTTGTCGGCCGAGCTTCAGTTGCAGCATGCAGTCCTGCCGTTCACGCCGGTGGACGCAATCGAAACGGATTCGACCGCGAGCGCCTACCTGGAAGCATTGCTGATGGACCCGGCTTATCAGTTGAAATAA
- a CDS encoding DUF1501 domain-containing protein, which yields MNRRSFLSTSAAAGATLWLPRAFGAQTALADGASANGYDNLLILVELKGGNDGLNTVIPFADPAYYELRRNIGIKRGQAIQLDERTALHPSLLPLMPLWQSGQLAIVQGVSYAQPNLSHFRSIEIWDTASRSDQYLREGWLTRTFAQAPVPTGFAADGVVIGSAEMGPFANGARAIALVNPTQFIKSSRLATPVSLHERNPELAHILDVENDIVKAADRLRPTQNNVQLKTVFPGGAFGNSIKTAMQVLAAGDTPQAQPRSGQGVAVIRLTLNGFDTHQNQPGQQAALLKQFADGFAAMKSALVELGRWNETLVMTYAEFGRRPRENQSQGTDHGTVAPQFVMGGRVRGGLHGVAPVLARLDGNGNLPVGVDFRQLYATVLGPWWGLDASEILQQRFEPLPLLRV from the coding sequence ATGAATCGACGTAGCTTTCTTTCGACGAGCGCAGCTGCCGGCGCAACGCTATGGTTGCCCCGGGCGTTCGGCGCGCAGACGGCGTTGGCGGATGGGGCTTCGGCCAACGGCTACGACAACCTGCTGATCCTCGTCGAACTGAAAGGCGGCAACGACGGCTTGAACACTGTGATCCCGTTTGCCGATCCCGCGTATTACGAATTGCGCCGGAACATCGGCATCAAACGCGGGCAGGCGATTCAACTCGACGAGCGCACCGCGCTGCATCCGTCGCTGCTGCCGCTGATGCCGCTATGGCAAAGCGGGCAACTGGCGATCGTGCAGGGCGTCAGCTACGCGCAGCCGAACCTGTCGCACTTTCGTTCGATCGAGATATGGGACACCGCGTCGCGCTCCGACCAATATTTACGTGAGGGCTGGCTGACGCGAACGTTTGCGCAGGCGCCCGTGCCCACCGGTTTTGCCGCAGACGGCGTGGTGATCGGCAGCGCTGAAATGGGGCCGTTCGCGAATGGCGCGCGCGCGATCGCGCTGGTCAACCCAACCCAGTTCATCAAGTCGTCGAGACTTGCCACGCCCGTGTCTCTGCATGAACGCAACCCCGAGTTGGCCCATATTCTCGACGTCGAAAACGACATCGTGAAAGCGGCCGACCGGCTGCGTCCCACGCAAAATAATGTGCAGTTAAAAACCGTGTTTCCCGGTGGAGCGTTCGGCAATTCGATCAAAACGGCGATGCAGGTGCTGGCTGCCGGTGACACCCCGCAAGCGCAACCGCGAAGCGGGCAGGGCGTCGCCGTGATCCGTCTGACGCTGAATGGCTTCGACACGCATCAGAATCAGCCGGGGCAGCAGGCCGCGTTGCTCAAGCAGTTTGCGGACGGATTCGCGGCGATGAAGTCGGCGCTCGTCGAGCTTGGCCGCTGGAACGAGACGCTGGTGATGACATACGCAGAGTTCGGGCGACGTCCGCGTGAGAATCAGAGTCAAGGCACCGATCACGGTACCGTCGCGCCGCAATTCGTCATGGGCGGGCGCGTGCGAGGCGGTTTGCACGGCGTCGCGCCGGTACTCGCGCGGCTCGACGGGAACGGTAATTTGCCGGTCGGGGTGGATTTTCGGCAGCTCTATGCGACGGTGCTTGGGCCCTGGTGGGGGCTGGATGCGTCGGAGATTTTGCAGCAGAGGTTTGAGCCGTTGCCGTTGTTGCGGGTGTGA
- a CDS encoding squalene/phytoene synthase family protein, translating into MNFDEYCQQKAAPPGSSTYYALRQAPAKSQPLLTALFALRREFEETVKETSDPTIGRTKLAWWQNEIAALASGSPSHPVAKALEAYLPDAKAEYPELQALLSGFEMDLDQARYLDYPNLKRYVASVGGTFAALVARVTAKDAEHSSDWAAPLGDALLLAQCVAETGNDARHGRIYIPIDEMQRYNVTAADLINRKYSDAFTELMRFETTRARTALHTALDAIPRGERRSQRTLLALAALALALLDEIERDGYKVLHQRIALTPIRKLWIAWRAK; encoded by the coding sequence GTGAATTTCGACGAATATTGCCAGCAGAAAGCGGCGCCCCCAGGATCGAGCACTTACTACGCGCTTCGGCAGGCGCCCGCGAAAAGTCAGCCACTTCTGACCGCGCTGTTCGCATTGCGCCGCGAGTTCGAGGAAACGGTCAAGGAAACCAGCGATCCGACCATCGGTCGCACCAAGCTCGCGTGGTGGCAAAACGAGATCGCCGCGCTGGCTTCGGGCTCGCCATCGCATCCGGTTGCCAAGGCGCTGGAGGCCTATCTGCCCGACGCGAAAGCGGAATATCCGGAGTTGCAGGCGTTGCTTTCCGGCTTCGAAATGGACCTCGACCAGGCGCGCTACCTCGACTATCCGAATCTGAAGCGCTATGTGGCAAGCGTTGGAGGCACGTTCGCGGCGCTGGTCGCGCGCGTCACGGCGAAAGACGCCGAGCATTCGTCCGACTGGGCCGCGCCGCTGGGCGATGCGCTGCTGCTTGCGCAATGCGTCGCCGAAACCGGAAATGATGCGCGGCACGGGCGCATCTATATTCCGATCGACGAAATGCAGCGCTATAACGTCACTGCCGCCGATCTGATCAACCGAAAATATTCCGACGCGTTCACCGAGCTAATGCGCTTCGAGACCACTCGAGCGCGCACGGCGTTGCATACGGCGCTTGACGCAATACCCCGTGGCGAGCGTCGTTCGCAGCGGACGCTGCTTGCGCTGGCCGCGTTGGCGTTGGCGCTGCTGGATGAAATCGAGCGCGACGGCTATAAGGTTTTGCATCAGCGGATTGCGTTGACGCCGATCCGCAAACTATGGATTGCGTGGCGGGCGAAATAG
- a CDS encoding DUF3999 domain-containing protein, producing the protein MKHVLKFTGWCFAIASVGLALPAVAADSFAQRDFAKHFTLQLDDAAASSYSMTLPAIVYAASQRSDLGDIRIFNSTGDTVPYSLDAPRAVARTPSRTRSVGWFPLAPAPAGSSGMPAGVAIAADGSLRATAAPPPRAQHELDLIDLGRVSRTTQVDALVVHLRDDNFQGRVTVEVSDDLRHWQPAGDAQLLKVNYNGSTLSQDRIELSGAHARYLRLHWLDGAPYVDSMDMEIQPVGAGSAQTAGTQREWKEGIVAHTSLKPGEYFFATGGSYPVDRLRLTLPQPNTVVSAIIYSRTGLDKPWREVSSATLFRLHNGTVEQSNAPLELKTDTDRQWRVVVDTRNGGLGSGALTVAAGWRPATLTFVAQGSPPYTLAVGRVEALPAVVSRSTLPVSASSVPGVARLNDETSVAHPASAQLIASAPDASRGYLLWAALLLAVGSLGAIGWRIARGAHIRAADAQGGLANGAGTMSATASDSAATAADEAGDVKG; encoded by the coding sequence ATGAAGCATGTTTTGAAATTCACCGGCTGGTGTTTTGCCATTGCGTCCGTGGGGCTTGCTCTGCCCGCGGTCGCGGCCGACAGCTTTGCGCAGCGCGATTTCGCGAAGCATTTCACGCTTCAACTCGATGACGCCGCCGCGTCGTCCTACAGCATGACGTTGCCGGCGATCGTCTACGCCGCCAGCCAGCGCAGCGATCTCGGCGACATCCGCATATTCAATAGCACCGGCGATACAGTGCCGTACTCGCTCGACGCGCCGCGCGCGGTCGCACGCACCCCGTCCAGAACGCGTTCGGTAGGGTGGTTCCCGCTTGCGCCGGCCCCGGCCGGCAGCAGCGGCATGCCGGCCGGAGTGGCGATCGCGGCGGACGGATCGTTGCGGGCGACCGCCGCTCCGCCGCCCCGCGCTCAACACGAACTGGACCTGATCGACCTCGGACGCGTATCGCGGACAACCCAGGTCGACGCGTTGGTTGTCCATCTGCGCGACGACAACTTCCAGGGGCGCGTCACCGTCGAAGTCAGCGACGATCTGCGTCACTGGCAGCCTGCCGGCGATGCGCAATTGCTCAAGGTCAACTACAACGGCAGCACGCTGAGCCAGGACCGTATCGAACTGAGTGGAGCGCACGCGCGATATCTGCGTCTTCACTGGCTCGACGGCGCACCGTATGTCGATTCGATGGACATGGAAATCCAGCCTGTCGGCGCCGGGTCCGCCCAGACCGCTGGCACACAGCGGGAGTGGAAAGAAGGAATCGTCGCCCACACGAGCCTGAAGCCGGGCGAGTACTTCTTCGCGACGGGCGGCTCGTATCCCGTCGACCGCCTGCGGCTGACTTTGCCGCAGCCTAATACGGTGGTGTCCGCCATCATTTATTCGCGAACCGGGCTGGACAAGCCGTGGCGCGAGGTGTCCAGCGCGACGCTGTTCCGTCTGCACAATGGGACGGTCGAGCAAAGCAATGCGCCGCTCGAACTGAAGACCGACACCGACCGTCAATGGCGCGTGGTCGTCGATACCCGTAATGGCGGCCTTGGCAGTGGGGCGCTGACTGTCGCGGCGGGCTGGCGTCCGGCGACGCTGACTTTTGTCGCACAAGGGAGTCCGCCTTATACGTTGGCGGTGGGGCGCGTGGAGGCGCTGCCAGCGGTTGTCAGTCGCAGCACTTTGCCTGTGAGCGCGTCGTCGGTACCAGGCGTTGCGCGACTGAATGACGAAACGTCTGTGGCGCATCCGGCGAGCGCGCAGTTGATCGCTAGCGCTCCGGACGCGTCGCGTGGTTATTTATTGTGGGCGGCATTGCTGCTGGCCGTTGGTTCACTTGGGGCGATCGGATGGCGGATTGCGCGTGGAGCGCACATTCGGGCGGCCGACGCGCAGGGAGGTCTGGCCAACGGCGCAGGAACAATGAGCGCGACGGCCAGCGATAGCGCCGCGACCGCCGCCGATGAAGCCGGTGATGTGAAGGGCTGA
- a CDS encoding MarR family winged helix-turn-helix transcriptional regulator, translating to MKDSVKAGLEQLLTYRLHVLNKLAERGISERYQGKLGVTLPEARVIASVGSFGPFSIMELARHANLDKSQASRAAEALIQQGLVQRQQSEEDGRVVLVSLTAEGRALYRKVMPIARKWNGDMFDCLDEQERAAFGNALDRIIAAMSARQE from the coding sequence ATGAAGGACTCCGTTAAAGCTGGGCTTGAGCAGCTCCTCACCTACCGTCTGCACGTGCTGAACAAACTTGCGGAGCGTGGCATCAGTGAGCGCTATCAAGGGAAACTCGGCGTGACCTTGCCCGAGGCGCGGGTGATTGCGTCGGTAGGATCGTTCGGACCGTTCTCGATCATGGAGTTGGCGAGACACGCTAATCTCGACAAAAGTCAGGCGAGCCGCGCGGCGGAAGCGCTGATCCAGCAAGGACTGGTTCAGCGTCAGCAGAGTGAGGAAGACGGACGGGTGGTGCTGGTCTCGCTCACAGCGGAAGGCCGGGCGCTTTATCGGAAGGTCATGCCGATTGCGCGAAAATGGAACGGCGATATGTTCGATTGCCTCGACGAACAGGAAAGGGCCGCGTTCGGGAACGCGCTCGACAGGATCATAGCGGCGATGTCGGCGCGGCAGGAGTGA
- a CDS encoding glycerate kinase — protein MPNSSSSPVVVIAPDSFKGSLSAEQVAQAIASGIQRARPDASVRICPMADGGEGTLDAMLTSGGERRKLSVRGAAGPLREAQTALLADGSAIIETAEIVGITDAVGMGVPVEARSTRGMGEAIRALLDAGVRRFFVALGGSSTNDGGAGLLAGLGLKLFDAQGNELDGTPEQLARVARLDVSQLDARLADTQFIGMSDVDNPLTGDHGATAVFGPQKGVKPEQIASIDAALARFADLLEAALGRKARDEAGAGAAGGLGFALHMLGAKFEPGAETVARQIGLDAALEGANWLITGEGRSDVQTLHGKAPFIACRHAQAAGVPATLLSGAVDSAALPRLSEYFSGCFSPAPGPITLDVAIRDAARLLANEAEQLTRLRYGATPDSAPGAR, from the coding sequence ATGCCGAATTCGTCGTCCTCGCCTGTCGTCGTCATTGCTCCCGACTCCTTCAAAGGCTCGCTCAGCGCGGAACAGGTCGCGCAGGCGATCGCGTCTGGCATTCAGCGCGCGCGGCCCGATGCCAGCGTGCGCATTTGCCCGATGGCCGACGGCGGCGAAGGCACGCTCGACGCGATGCTCACGAGCGGCGGCGAGCGACGCAAGCTGAGCGTGCGCGGCGCGGCCGGCCCATTGCGCGAAGCCCAGACTGCGCTGCTCGCCGACGGCAGTGCGATTATCGAAACAGCGGAAATCGTTGGCATTACGGACGCGGTGGGCATGGGCGTGCCGGTCGAAGCACGCAGCACTCGCGGCATGGGCGAAGCGATACGCGCGCTGCTGGACGCCGGCGTGCGGCGGTTTTTCGTCGCGCTGGGCGGCAGCAGCACTAATGACGGCGGCGCCGGCTTACTGGCCGGCCTCGGCCTGAAACTGTTCGACGCGCAGGGTAACGAACTCGACGGCACGCCTGAGCAGCTTGCGCGCGTCGCGCGTCTCGATGTTTCCCAACTGGACGCCCGCCTCGCGGACACACAATTTATCGGCATGTCCGACGTGGATAACCCGCTGACCGGCGATCACGGCGCAACCGCGGTATTTGGTCCGCAAAAGGGAGTCAAGCCGGAACAGATCGCGTCGATCGACGCAGCCCTCGCCCGCTTTGCCGATCTGCTCGAAGCAGCACTCGGGCGCAAGGCGCGCGACGAGGCCGGTGCGGGCGCGGCGGGCGGCCTCGGATTTGCGCTGCATATGCTCGGCGCGAAATTCGAACCCGGCGCGGAAACAGTCGCCCGGCAGATCGGCCTCGACGCGGCGCTCGAAGGCGCGAACTGGCTGATCACGGGTGAAGGCCGCTCGGACGTGCAAACGCTGCACGGCAAGGCGCCGTTCATCGCTTGCCGTCACGCGCAGGCAGCCGGTGTGCCGGCCACGTTACTTTCCGGCGCAGTGGATTCAGCCGCATTGCCGCGTCTTTCCGAATATTTCAGCGGATGCTTTTCGCCCGCGCCGGGCCCGATTACGCTCGATGTCGCGATTCGCGACGCGGCACGTCTGCTTGCCAACGAGGCGGAACAACTGACGCGCCTCAGGTATGGGGCGACACCAGACTCCGCCCCCGGCGCGCGTTGA
- the tig gene encoding trigger factor, which produces MANVVENLGKLERRVTISLPKDAVQKEVDSRIRQLAKNVRMPGFRPGKVPLKMVTQQYSGQVEAEVLSDKVGKEFFDISRTENLRVAGQPSFAPKADVAEGDYAFDATFEVYPEVKLGDVATAEIERTTTTISEAEIDRTLEILRKQRVHFHARGEAGDHGDGGADTAAKDGDRVTVDFVGKIEGEVFQGGSADDFAFVLGEGRMLPEFEKAALGLKVGEAKEFDLAFPEDYHGKDVAGKTAQFTITMKKIEWPHLPEIDADFAKSLGIEDGDLTKMRAEIKDNLEREAKRRTQAIVKNQVMDALLKISELDVPNALIEQDQERLVGMARQDLEQRGVPNAKDAPIPAAMFKEQAERRVKLGLVLAELVKANELQAKPEQIRAEVDEFAKSYEDPKEVVRWYYSNQQRLAEMEAYVVEANVVDFVLGKAKVTDKEVSFEELASATAQA; this is translated from the coding sequence ATGGCTAACGTTGTTGAAAACCTCGGCAAGCTCGAACGCCGCGTCACGATTTCCCTGCCGAAGGATGCCGTGCAGAAGGAAGTGGATTCGCGTATCCGTCAACTCGCGAAGAACGTGCGTATGCCGGGTTTCCGGCCGGGCAAGGTGCCGCTCAAGATGGTGACGCAACAGTATTCGGGCCAGGTGGAAGCCGAAGTGCTGAGCGACAAGGTCGGCAAGGAATTTTTCGACATCAGCCGTACCGAAAACCTGCGCGTTGCAGGCCAGCCGAGCTTTGCGCCGAAGGCCGACGTCGCTGAAGGCGACTACGCATTCGACGCAACTTTCGAGGTGTACCCGGAAGTGAAGCTGGGCGATGTCGCTACGGCTGAAATCGAACGCACCACGACCACGATCAGCGAAGCGGAAATCGACCGCACGCTGGAAATCCTGCGCAAGCAACGCGTGCACTTCCACGCTCGTGGCGAAGCTGGCGATCATGGCGACGGCGGTGCCGATACGGCAGCCAAAGACGGCGATCGCGTGACGGTCGACTTCGTCGGCAAGATCGAAGGCGAAGTGTTCCAGGGCGGTAGCGCCGACGACTTCGCATTCGTGCTGGGCGAAGGCCGCATGCTGCCGGAATTCGAAAAGGCAGCGCTGGGCCTGAAGGTCGGCGAGGCTAAGGAATTCGACCTGGCGTTCCCTGAGGACTACCACGGCAAGGACGTCGCAGGTAAGACGGCGCAATTCACGATCACGATGAAGAAGATCGAGTGGCCGCACCTGCCGGAAATCGACGCTGACTTCGCGAAGTCGCTCGGTATCGAAGACGGCGATCTGACCAAGATGCGCGCCGAGATCAAAGACAATCTCGAACGCGAAGCAAAGCGCCGCACGCAAGCCATCGTCAAGAACCAGGTGATGGACGCGCTGCTGAAAATTTCCGAACTCGACGTGCCGAACGCACTGATCGAACAGGATCAGGAGCGCCTCGTCGGAATGGCGCGTCAGGATCTGGAGCAACGCGGCGTGCCCAACGCTAAAGATGCGCCGATCCCGGCTGCCATGTTCAAGGAACAGGCTGAGCGCCGCGTCAAGCTGGGCCTCGTGCTGGCTGAGCTGGTCAAGGCTAACGAACTGCAAGCCAAGCCGGAACAGATCCGTGCTGAAGTCGACGAGTTCGCAAAAAGCTACGAAGACCCGAAGGAAGTCGTCCGCTGGTATTATTCGAACCAGCAACGTCTTGCTGAAATGGAAGCGTACGTCGTTGAAGCCAA